Proteins encoded in a region of the Rhizobium sp. CC-YZS058 genome:
- a CDS encoding putative bifunctional diguanylate cyclase/phosphodiesterase codes for MHSVENRFIAIVCCALLVFVTPLITLFLLLSAERIWRERVQSAEALIEAGAKMLGKPLWYHDTESLGDNARALAADRNVLAVRVYDWNGTLRFQFPTNQPEIQTGSFTLQKQIVANWERSAAVVGRIELLIKQPGLVSRFSRDEFSIIAILLLAVAIVVAAALIGNRITVTRPLMRLMDAIDATRLKGDRQQVDWDSGDEMGVLVRKFNEMQRQLEAEETALLRAHERINAIYNTTPAMLFSVDRNDHIVAVSDYWLMATGFARADVVGRPFIDFIESAGVKDYLDRHERRRAAGICAVTVPFIRADGSVMIVLIMETAGEQTSSETETALAVMTDVTALKQAEIDRHQQAITDHLTGLLNRQGFEAALDQSILDATARSAELACLFIDLDRFKWINDNFGHATGDAVLRSVVDRIRAALGVQDRVARLGGDEFAILIDAARVEEAAGRAAARILEAMERPLLINGLELTVSCSIGIALYPAHAHSASDLLLKADMAMYARKRDGKSGSRLFDVAMMDAARQRRDIEDCIKEGLKEDWFEVYLQPIVAMVDGRIVGFEALLRLNHPQKGLLGPAEIVRVAEENGSIPAIGNCVLEKAVRHLARISALEGASDTYMALNLSPLQFEPTFPHRLAVLLLEHHITPKRIVIEITEAVLMLDNPEVHGVLRQLHEFGCRIALDDFGTGYSSLSYLNRFPVDIVKIDQSFIRSLNSEAPEGRRKSRMLIKGIRTIASQMGCSTVAEGVETAQDWHALKKLGIHHGQGYLFSQPLAIENMIELLEQNTEAKETASRGKRASTA; via the coding sequence ATGCATTCCGTCGAAAATCGCTTCATCGCCATCGTCTGCTGCGCTCTGCTGGTGTTCGTCACCCCGCTCATCACCCTGTTCCTTCTGCTTTCGGCAGAACGGATCTGGCGCGAGCGGGTGCAGAGTGCGGAGGCCCTGATCGAAGCGGGCGCCAAGATGCTGGGCAAGCCGCTCTGGTACCATGACACTGAATCGCTGGGGGACAATGCGCGGGCGCTGGCCGCCGATCGCAATGTGCTGGCAGTGCGGGTCTATGACTGGAATGGAACCCTACGCTTCCAGTTTCCCACCAACCAGCCGGAGATCCAGACCGGCTCCTTCACCCTGCAGAAGCAGATTGTGGCCAATTGGGAACGCAGTGCTGCCGTCGTCGGCCGTATCGAATTGCTGATCAAGCAGCCGGGACTCGTCAGCCGCTTCAGCCGCGATGAATTCAGCATCATCGCCATCCTGCTCCTCGCCGTCGCGATCGTCGTCGCCGCCGCGCTAATCGGCAATCGCATCACCGTGACACGGCCGCTGATGCGGCTGATGGACGCCATCGACGCCACGCGGCTGAAGGGCGACCGCCAGCAGGTGGATTGGGATTCCGGCGACGAGATGGGCGTGCTCGTGCGCAAGTTCAACGAGATGCAGCGGCAGCTGGAGGCGGAGGAGACCGCGCTGCTGCGCGCCCATGAGCGCATCAACGCGATCTACAACACAACCCCCGCCATGCTTTTCTCCGTCGACCGCAACGATCATATCGTTGCGGTATCGGATTACTGGCTGATGGCGACCGGCTTTGCCCGCGCCGACGTGGTCGGCCGTCCCTTCATCGATTTCATCGAGAGCGCTGGCGTCAAGGACTACCTCGACCGGCACGAGCGGCGGCGTGCCGCCGGGATCTGTGCCGTCACCGTTCCCTTCATCCGTGCCGACGGCTCGGTGATGATCGTGCTGATCATGGAAACCGCCGGCGAACAGACCTCGTCCGAAACCGAAACGGCCCTTGCGGTCATGACCGACGTGACAGCCTTGAAGCAGGCGGAAATCGACCGTCATCAGCAGGCGATCACCGACCACCTGACCGGTCTCCTCAACCGCCAGGGTTTCGAAGCCGCGCTCGATCAGTCGATCCTCGATGCCACGGCGCGGTCGGCGGAACTCGCCTGCTTGTTCATCGATCTCGACCGGTTCAAATGGATCAACGACAATTTCGGCCATGCCACCGGCGATGCCGTGCTGCGCAGCGTCGTCGACCGTATCCGCGCGGCGCTGGGCGTGCAGGACCGGGTGGCGCGGCTCGGCGGCGACGAGTTCGCGATCCTGATCGATGCCGCCCGCGTCGAGGAGGCGGCCGGCCGCGCGGCCGCGCGCATTCTCGAAGCCATGGAGCGGCCGTTGCTCATCAATGGTCTCGAACTGACCGTCAGCTGCTCGATCGGCATCGCGCTTTACCCCGCCCATGCCCACAGCGCCTCCGACCTGCTGCTCAAGGCCGACATGGCGATGTATGCCCGCAAGCGCGACGGCAAGAGCGGCTCCCGGCTCTTCGACGTGGCGATGATGGACGCTGCGAGGCAGCGCCGCGACATCGAAGACTGCATCAAGGAGGGCCTGAAGGAGGATTGGTTCGAGGTCTATCTTCAGCCGATCGTCGCCATGGTGGACGGACGGATCGTCGGATTCGAGGCCTTGTTGCGGCTCAATCACCCGCAGAAGGGTCTGCTGGGCCCCGCGGAGATCGTGCGGGTCGCGGAGGAAAACGGGTCGATCCCCGCCATCGGCAATTGCGTGCTGGAAAAGGCCGTTCGGCATCTGGCGCGGATCTCCGCACTCGAAGGGGCGAGCGACACCTATATGGCGCTCAACCTCTCGCCCCTGCAGTTCGAACCCACCTTCCCGCACCGTCTGGCCGTGCTGCTGCTGGAGCACCACATCACGCCGAAGCGCATCGTCATCGAGATCACCGAGGCCGTGCTGATGCTCGACAATCCGGAGGTCCACGGCGTGCTGCGCCAGCTGCACGAATTCGGTTGCCGCATCGCGCTCGACGATTTCGGAACCGGCTATTCCTCGCTCAGCTATCTCAATCGTTTCCCCGTCGATATCGTCAAGATCGACCAGTCCTTCATCCGTTCGCTCAACAGCGAGGCCCCGGAGGGGCGGCGCAAGAGCCGGATGCTGATCAAGGGCATTCGCACCATCGCCAGCCAGATGGGCTGCAGCACCGTGGCGGAAGGCGTGGAAACGGCGCAGGACTGGCACGCCTTGAAGAAGCTCGGCATCCACCATGGCCAGGGCTATCTCTTCAGCCAGCCGCTGGCGATCGAGAACATGATCGAGCTTCTCGAACAGAATACCGAAGCCAAGGAAACGGCCTCGCGCGGCAAGCGGGCGTCGACTGCCTGA
- a CDS encoding putative bifunctional diguanylate cyclase/phosphodiesterase produces MFTVLSCLAFDHNPFMLALSVSVCVLGAVLTMRLFARARRTHGGQQLNWLFLTALIGGSSVWTTHFLAMLSFQSGVAHAYQPTLTLVSLIVAIAFNLVGFTVAVYRPATLLVEMGGALIGAGIATMHYMGMAAFEVAGVKSWDQTLVVASVVLGMSLASLATSRIARPVNRFCKYGGAACFILAIASMHFTAMGAMSITPDTSQTVSAEIMPDAVLFAMVLTVVLLMLALGASTYLIDLQASEQAAQRFRHLSLHDALTGLPNRAALLESLGGTLRRRRDETARIAVVAIDLSRFREINDAHGRAAGDHVLRSLTARLSAALREGEFLARIGGDEFVAVTTDFFLKSEARSFTARLLKEIRRPVAWQESTLLSIEANLGVALFPADAREPEELIAQATQALAHGKETGTQSVCFYEPSMDGMRDRSLLSIDLRDALDRGEFELHYQRQNCCASREDTGYEVLLRWRHPKRGMVSPGDFIPIAERTGLIGPIGDWVLAQACREAAAWPVPIRIAVNVAPAQLSNSAFPARVAEILRESGLSGAQLELEITESGIIADQAHALQTVRQLKALGVSIAMDDYGTGYSSLSTLQNFPFDKIKIDRSFITGVTNSPQSAAIVRSTLILAESLGIPVLAEGVETEEQLAFLAREGCAQVQGYLFGKPQPLHAYAGALLHETAAALDDAAAAAAIAAA; encoded by the coding sequence ATGTTTACAGTTCTGTCCTGCCTCGCCTTCGACCACAATCCCTTCATGCTCGCGCTTTCAGTGTCGGTCTGCGTGCTGGGGGCTGTGCTGACCATGCGGCTCTTCGCCCGCGCCCGGCGCACTCATGGCGGGCAGCAGCTGAACTGGCTGTTCCTGACCGCGCTGATCGGCGGGTCGAGCGTATGGACCACTCATTTCCTGGCCATGCTCTCCTTCCAGTCCGGGGTCGCGCATGCCTACCAGCCGACGCTGACGCTCGTCTCGCTGATCGTCGCCATCGCCTTCAATCTCGTTGGCTTCACGGTGGCGGTCTATCGCCCCGCGACGCTTCTGGTCGAGATGGGGGGCGCGCTGATTGGGGCCGGCATCGCCACCATGCATTATATGGGCATGGCCGCCTTCGAGGTGGCCGGCGTCAAGAGCTGGGACCAGACACTGGTGGTGGCCTCCGTGGTTCTCGGAATGAGCCTTGCTTCCCTCGCCACCAGCCGCATCGCGCGGCCGGTCAATCGTTTCTGCAAATATGGCGGCGCAGCCTGTTTCATCCTGGCGATCGCCTCGATGCACTTCACGGCCATGGGCGCGATGTCGATCACGCCTGACACGTCGCAGACGGTCTCTGCCGAAATTATGCCGGATGCCGTGCTTTTTGCCATGGTGCTCACCGTCGTGCTGCTGATGCTGGCGCTGGGCGCCTCCACCTATCTCATCGACCTGCAGGCGAGCGAACAGGCGGCGCAGCGGTTTCGCCATCTCTCCTTGCACGACGCCTTGACCGGACTGCCCAACCGGGCGGCGTTGCTGGAAAGCCTTGGCGGGACCTTGCGGCGCCGCCGCGATGAAACGGCGCGTATCGCGGTCGTCGCGATCGATCTGTCGCGCTTTCGCGAGATCAACGATGCGCATGGGCGCGCGGCTGGCGATCATGTTCTGCGCAGCCTCACGGCCCGGCTTTCCGCCGCGCTGCGCGAGGGCGAGTTCCTGGCGCGGATCGGCGGCGACGAGTTCGTGGCCGTGACCACCGATTTCTTCCTGAAGAGCGAAGCGCGCAGCTTCACCGCCCGCCTTCTTAAGGAGATCCGCAGGCCGGTCGCCTGGCAGGAGTCCACGCTTCTGTCGATCGAGGCCAATCTCGGCGTCGCACTGTTTCCGGCCGATGCGCGCGAGCCGGAGGAGCTGATCGCACAGGCGACCCAGGCGCTCGCCCATGGCAAGGAAACGGGCACGCAGAGCGTCTGCTTCTACGAGCCCTCGATGGACGGGATGCGCGATCGTTCGCTCCTGTCGATCGATCTGCGGGATGCTTTGGATCGCGGCGAGTTCGAGCTGCATTATCAGCGGCAGAACTGCTGCGCGAGCCGCGAGGATACGGGCTATGAGGTGCTGCTGCGCTGGCGCCATCCCAAGCGCGGCATGGTCTCGCCCGGCGATTTCATTCCGATCGCCGAACGCACGGGCCTGATCGGTCCGATCGGCGACTGGGTGCTCGCCCAGGCCTGCCGCGAGGCGGCCGCCTGGCCCGTGCCGATCCGCATCGCCGTCAACGTGGCGCCGGCCCAGCTTTCCAACAGCGCCTTCCCCGCCCGCGTGGCGGAGATCCTTCGGGAGAGCGGGCTGTCCGGCGCGCAGCTCGAGCTAGAGATCACCGAAAGCGGGATCATTGCCGACCAGGCCCATGCGCTGCAGACCGTGCGCCAGCTGAAGGCGCTTGGCGTCTCGATCGCCATGGATGATTACGGCACCGGCTATTCGTCCCTTTCGACGCTGCAGAACTTTCCCTTCGACAAGATCAAGATCGACCGCAGCTTCATCACCGGCGTGACGAACAGCCCGCAATCGGCGGCCATCGTCCGCTCGACGCTGATCCTCGCCGAAAGCCTCGGCATCCCGGTTCTCGCGGAAGGCGTGGAGACGGAGGAGCAACTGGCCTTCCTGGCGCGCGAGGGCTGCGCCCAGGTCCAGGGCTATCTGTTCGGCAAGCCACAGCCGCTGCATGCCTATGCCGGCGCGCTGCTGCACGAGACGGCGGCAGCGCTCGACGATGCCGCGGCAGCGGCCGCGATCGCCGCCGCCTGA
- the adh gene encoding aldehyde dehydrogenase, producing the protein MLHQKIVENPFKQKYGNYIGGEWREALSGRTFDNTTPVTGGVLCQIARSEAADVEAALDAAHAAKDKWGRTSTTERANILMKIAQRMEDSIELLARAETFDNGKPLRETMAADLPLAIDHFRYFASCVRAQEGSIGEIDHDTIAYHFHEPLGVVGQIIPWNFPLLMAAWKLAPALAAGNCVVLKPAEQTPASILLWADLVGDLLPPGVLNIVNGFGLEAGKPLATNPRINKVAFTGETSTGRLIMQYASQNLIPVTLELGGKSPNIFFADVMNEDDDYFDKALEGFAMFALNQGEVCTCPSRALVHEKIYDRFMERAIKRVAAIKQGNPLDMSTMIGAQASSEQLEKILSYLDIGRQEGAEVLIGGERNMLEGELSGGYYVKPTVFKGHNRMRVFQEEIFGPVVSVTTFKDDDEALSIANDTLYGLGAGVWSRDANRCYQFGRNIQAGRVWTNCYHAYPAHAAFGGYKQSGIGRETHKMMLDHYQQTKNMLVSYSPKALGFF; encoded by the coding sequence ATGTTGCACCAGAAGATCGTCGAGAACCCGTTCAAGCAGAAATACGGCAACTATATCGGGGGCGAATGGCGCGAGGCCTTGAGCGGCCGCACCTTCGACAACACCACGCCCGTCACCGGCGGCGTCCTCTGCCAGATCGCCCGTTCGGAAGCCGCCGATGTCGAAGCCGCTCTCGATGCCGCCCATGCCGCCAAGGACAAATGGGGCCGCACCTCGACCACCGAGCGCGCCAACATCCTCATGAAGATCGCACAGCGCATGGAGGACAGTATCGAGCTCCTGGCGCGGGCCGAAACCTTCGACAACGGCAAGCCGCTGCGCGAGACCATGGCCGCCGACCTGCCGCTCGCCATCGACCATTTCCGCTATTTCGCCTCCTGCGTCCGCGCCCAGGAAGGCTCGATCGGCGAGATCGACCACGACACGATCGCCTATCATTTCCACGAGCCGCTCGGCGTCGTCGGTCAGATCATTCCCTGGAACTTCCCGCTTCTGATGGCCGCCTGGAAGCTGGCGCCGGCGCTGGCCGCGGGGAACTGCGTGGTGCTGAAGCCTGCCGAACAGACGCCGGCCTCGATCCTGCTCTGGGCCGATCTCGTGGGCGATCTGCTGCCACCTGGCGTTCTCAACATCGTCAACGGCTTCGGGCTGGAGGCCGGCAAGCCGCTCGCCACCAATCCGCGCATCAACAAGGTGGCCTTCACCGGCGAAACCTCGACCGGCCGGCTGATCATGCAATATGCCAGCCAGAACCTGATCCCCGTCACGCTGGAGCTCGGCGGCAAGTCGCCCAACATCTTCTTCGCCGATGTGATGAACGAGGATGACGACTATTTCGACAAGGCGCTCGAAGGCTTCGCCATGTTCGCGCTCAACCAGGGCGAGGTCTGCACCTGCCCCAGCCGCGCGCTTGTGCATGAGAAGATCTACGACCGCTTCATGGAGCGCGCGATCAAGCGCGTCGCGGCGATCAAGCAGGGCAACCCGCTCGACATGTCGACGATGATCGGCGCCCAGGCTTCATCGGAGCAGCTCGAAAAAATCCTCTCTTACCTGGATATCGGCCGGCAGGAGGGCGCCGAAGTGCTGATCGGCGGCGAGCGCAACATGCTGGAAGGGGAGCTTTCCGGCGGCTACTACGTCAAGCCGACCGTCTTCAAGGGGCACAACCGCATGCGGGTGTTTCAGGAGGAAATCTTCGGCCCGGTCGTGTCCGTCACCACCTTCAAGGATGATGACGAGGCGCTGTCGATCGCCAACGATACGCTCTATGGGCTGGGTGCCGGTGTCTGGAGCCGCGATGCGAACCGCTGCTACCAGTTCGGCCGCAATATCCAGGCCGGCCGCGTCTGGACCAATTGCTACCACGCCTATCCGGCCCATGCCGCTTTCGGCGGGTACAAGCAGTCGGGCATCGGCCGCGAAACGCACAAGATGATGCTTGATCATTACCAGCAGACCAAGAACATGCTGGTCAGCTACAGCCCGAAGGCGCTCGGCTTCTTCTGA
- a CDS encoding benzoate/H(+) symporter BenE family transporter produces MLRTLSFQSSFMGLLAAFVGFASSFAVVLHGLRSVGATQEQAASGLMALSLSMGLCAIVLTLRFRMPISIAWSTPGAALLAGTGAIEGGFPAAVGGFLMGGLLLVAAGLLRPFGRLVARIPAPLANAMLAGVLVNLCFAPVRAVGLDWRLGLPIVLVWALVGRVNRLLAVPAALITFGLVVVFGVGIPADAGTRLMATLAPQPLLIEPVFTLAGFLSIALPLFVVTMASQNIPGIAVLKVNGFTPEPGPLFATTGIFSMLAAPFGGHAVNLAAITAAMCAGPDAHADPARRYPSAIIAGLFYLLFGIFAATVTTLVGLAPPILIEAVAGLALIGAFATSALHAFEEPKAREAAAITFLVTASGISFAGVSGALWGLIAGGLVLALARTKRA; encoded by the coding sequence ATGCTGCGCACTCTCTCCTTCCAAAGCTCCTTCATGGGGCTTCTCGCTGCCTTCGTCGGCTTCGCCAGTTCCTTCGCCGTCGTGCTGCATGGCCTGCGTTCGGTAGGGGCGACGCAGGAACAGGCCGCCTCGGGGCTGATGGCGCTTTCTCTCAGCATGGGCCTTTGTGCGATCGTGCTGACGCTCAGGTTCCGGATGCCGATCAGCATCGCCTGGTCGACGCCGGGCGCGGCGCTGCTGGCGGGCACGGGAGCGATCGAGGGCGGCTTTCCGGCAGCGGTCGGCGGCTTCCTCATGGGCGGGCTTCTGCTGGTCGCGGCCGGGCTGCTGCGCCCCTTTGGCCGGCTTGTCGCGCGTATTCCGGCGCCGCTCGCCAATGCCATGCTGGCCGGCGTGCTGGTCAATCTCTGCTTTGCGCCGGTGCGCGCCGTCGGCCTGGACTGGCGGCTCGGCCTGCCGATCGTGCTCGTCTGGGCGCTGGTCGGGCGGGTCAATCGGCTCCTGGCGGTGCCGGCGGCGCTTATCACCTTCGGGCTGGTCGTGGTCTTCGGCGTCGGCATTCCCGCCGATGCCGGCACCCGACTGATGGCGACCTTGGCGCCCCAGCCGCTGCTCATAGAGCCGGTCTTCACGCTGGCCGGATTCCTTTCGATCGCGCTGCCGCTCTTCGTTGTCACCATGGCCTCGCAGAACATTCCGGGCATTGCCGTCCTGAAGGTCAACGGCTTTACGCCGGAGCCGGGGCCGCTTTTCGCCACGACCGGGATCTTCTCCATGCTCGCTGCCCCGTTCGGCGGCCATGCAGTCAATCTGGCCGCCATCACCGCGGCCATGTGCGCGGGCCCCGATGCCCATGCCGATCCGGCCCGGCGCTACCCGTCCGCCATCATTGCCGGTCTCTTCTACCTGCTGTTCGGCATCTTCGCCGCCACGGTCACGACGCTGGTCGGGCTGGCGCCGCCAATCCTCATCGAGGCCGTGGCCGGCCTGGCGCTGATCGGCGCCTTCGCCACCTCCGCGCTGCACGCCTTCGAAGAGCCGAAGGCCCGGGAAGCGGCCGCGATCACCTTCCTGGTCACGGCCTCCGGCATCAGCTTTGCCGGGGTTTCCGGCGCACTCTGGGGGTTGATCGCCGGCGGCCTCGTTCTGGCGCTTGCCCGCACGAAGCGCGCCTGA
- the pth gene encoding aminoacyl-tRNA hydrolase, producing the protein MQIFAGLGNPGSSYARNRHNIGFMALDALARRHSFSPWSKKFKAEIAEGDIAGERVLLLKPQTFMNLSGESVGEAMRFYKVPVGAVLAIHDELDLAPGRARLKIGGGNGGHNGLKSMDAHCGKDYRRLRLGIGHPGSKERVNGHVLGDFAKADQSWLEPLLDAIADHADMLVRGEDSQFLNKLALATGAPPEPETPAKLAKPAKPAGQSHIRQARGAGPKPLPATGPMADMLKKLFGAKDGES; encoded by the coding sequence ATGCAGATCTTCGCCGGGCTCGGCAATCCGGGATCATCCTATGCCCGCAACCGCCACAATATCGGCTTCATGGCGCTCGACGCACTCGCCCGTCGCCACAGCTTCTCGCCCTGGTCGAAGAAGTTCAAGGCCGAGATCGCGGAGGGGGATATTGCCGGCGAGCGGGTCCTGCTTCTCAAGCCGCAGACCTTCATGAATCTCTCCGGCGAATCGGTCGGCGAGGCCATGCGTTTCTACAAGGTCCCCGTGGGCGCCGTGCTGGCGATCCATGACGAGCTCGATCTCGCGCCGGGGCGGGCGCGCCTGAAGATCGGCGGCGGAAATGGCGGCCACAACGGGCTGAAATCGATGGACGCCCATTGCGGCAAGGACTATCGCCGACTGCGTCTCGGCATCGGTCACCCGGGCTCCAAGGAGCGCGTCAACGGTCACGTGCTGGGCGATTTCGCAAAAGCCGATCAGTCCTGGCTGGAACCGCTGCTCGACGCCATCGCCGATCATGCCGACATGCTGGTGCGCGGCGAGGACTCGCAGTTCCTGAACAAGCTGGCACTGGCCACCGGCGCCCCGCCGGAACCGGAAACGCCCGCCAAGCTGGCGAAGCCCGCCAAACCGGCTGGCCAGTCGCATATCCGCCAGGCGCGCGGAGCCGGCCCGAAACCCCTGCCCGCCACCGGCCCCATGGCCGACATGCTGAAGAAACTGTTCGGCGCCAAGGACGGCGAGTCGTAA
- a CDS encoding 50S ribosomal protein L25/general stress protein Ctc — MSQATYELKAETRERVGKGSSRELRRNGLIPAVIYGDKQPPISIALPVKEVTLKIHAGGFMTTVATIDVNGEKIRVLPKDYQLDPVRDFTMHVDFLRVTKNSVVDVEVPVHFINEDQAPGIKEGGVLNIVRHTVELTVPADEIPDSLTADLAGLKVGDGIHISDITLPKNAAPTITDRDFTIATIAAPDVLTEEEDGTDTAEAGGDE; from the coding sequence ATGAGCCAAGCAACGTACGAGCTCAAGGCCGAAACGCGCGAACGGGTTGGTAAGGGGTCCTCCCGTGAACTCCGTCGCAACGGCCTCATTCCTGCTGTCATCTATGGTGACAAGCAGCCCCCGATTTCCATCGCTCTTCCGGTGAAGGAAGTCACGCTGAAGATCCACGCCGGCGGTTTCATGACCACCGTCGCGACGATCGACGTGAACGGCGAGAAGATCCGCGTCCTCCCCAAGGACTACCAGCTGGATCCGGTCCGCGACTTCACCATGCATGTCGACTTCCTGCGCGTGACGAAGAACAGCGTCGTCGACGTCGAAGTCCCGGTTCACTTCATCAATGAAGACCAGGCTCCCGGCATCAAGGAAGGCGGCGTTCTCAACATCGTTCGCCACACGGTCGAACTGACCGTTCCGGCCGACGAGATCCCGGATTCGCTGACGGCCGACCTGGCCGGCCTGAAGGTTGGTGACGGCATCCATATCTCCGACATCACCCTGCCGAAGAACGCCGCCCCGACGATCACCGACCGCGATTTCACCATCGCCACGATCGCCGCTCCGGACGTTCTGACGGAAGAGGAAGACGGCACGGACACGGCTGAAGCCGGCGGCGACGAATAA
- a CDS encoding helix-turn-helix domain-containing protein: MNHSDHVQAVALHASAAASSPVAASWRRCLTVHGLSPEEARSPIRLSEAELRLAREASGTLIEEATGEIDRLFSTLGRAGCCLLLTDGNGVALERRGAAGDDKDFRGVGLWSGTVWSEASVGTNGIGTAIADERPVVIYRDQHFLSQNTRLSCATAPIRDHRGRIAAAIDISTCREDAGEMAMTILSQAVRDAASRIEANLFRRAFAGHRILLVPAEGKTTPALLAIDRDDLVLGATRTARLVLGLDDGRIAAGIPASDLLQEDAAAAEDSLHDAERAALRRVLSRAQGNVSAAADSLGISRATLYRKMKKLSIN, from the coding sequence ATGAACCATTCCGACCATGTCCAGGCCGTGGCGCTGCATGCCTCGGCCGCTGCCAGTTCGCCTGTGGCTGCGTCGTGGCGGCGATGCCTGACCGTCCATGGGCTTTCGCCCGAGGAGGCGCGCTCGCCGATCCGCCTCAGCGAGGCGGAGCTGCGCCTGGCGCGCGAGGCGAGCGGCACGCTGATCGAAGAGGCGACCGGCGAGATCGACCGGCTGTTTTCCACGCTCGGCCGTGCCGGCTGCTGCCTGCTGCTGACCGATGGCAATGGCGTTGCCTTGGAACGGCGCGGGGCGGCGGGCGACGACAAGGATTTCCGCGGCGTCGGCCTGTGGTCGGGCACAGTCTGGAGCGAAGCTTCCGTCGGCACCAACGGCATCGGCACGGCGATCGCCGATGAACGCCCTGTGGTCATCTATCGCGACCAGCATTTTCTGAGCCAGAATACCCGGCTTTCCTGCGCCACCGCGCCGATCCGCGACCATCGCGGCCGGATCGCGGCGGCGATCGATATTTCCACCTGCCGCGAGGATGCGGGCGAAATGGCGATGACCATCCTGTCGCAGGCCGTGCGGGACGCGGCCTCGCGGATCGAGGCCAATCTCTTCCGCCGCGCCTTTGCCGGCCATCGCATCCTGCTGGTGCCCGCCGAGGGCAAGACGACGCCCGCCTTGCTGGCGATCGACCGCGACGACCTCGTGCTCGGCGCCACGCGCACGGCCCGCCTGGTGCTCGGACTCGATGACGGACGCATCGCCGCCGGCATCCCGGCCTCCGATCTTCTGCAGGAGGATGCCGCAGCGGCTGAAGACAGCCTCCACGACGCCGAGCGCGCGGCGCTGCGCCGGGTGCTCTCGCGTGCGCAAGGCAATGTCTCCGCCGCTGCCGACAGCCTCGGCATCAGCCGCGCCACGCTCTACCGCAAGATGAAGAAGCTCTCGATCAACTGA